The following is a genomic window from Amycolatopsis australiensis.
GACATCCTGCTCGTCGAGGACGACCCCGGCGATGTGCTGATGACCCGGGAAGCCTTCGAGCACCACAAGATCCGCAACGCACTGCACGTCGCGAGCGACGGCGTCGAGGCGCTGGAGTTCCTCACCCGGCAAGGGCGGTTCCGGGCGGCGCCGCGGCCCGGGCTGATCCTGCTCGACCTCAACCTGCCCCGCAAGGACGGCCGCGAGGTGCTCGGCGAGATCAAGCGGGACCCGCAGCTGCGCACGATCCCC
Proteins encoded in this region:
- a CDS encoding response regulator; this translates as MTQAPAPIDILLVEDDPGDVLMTREAFEHHKIRNALHVASDGVEALEFLTRQGRFRAAPRPGLILLDLNLPRKDGREVLGEIKRDPQLRTIPVVVLTTSEAEEDIVRSYQLHANAYVTKPVDFEKFVEVVRKIDDFWVTVVKLPPR